Proteins encoded together in one Formosa sp. Hel3_A1_48 window:
- a CDS encoding ABC transporter permease yields the protein MQGLTALAVHKFKRSYLGVGSIFFIASVGLVSIFAYVLSPDRSQYANQMHLSIHSKPPGFHVQMLVQPNALKARQNKLDRLFFGSKFPDVELPISSYRIESDKLIYTPFEAKDLEGIENVVDYATTPKPYIVDKTFHLGTDNYGRDVLSRVLVGSRISFFIGFIAVFISLIIGIFLGSVSGYFGGKIDDFVMFLINVTWSIPTLLLVIAITLALGKGYWQVFIAVGLTMWVEVARVVRGEVMSVKEQQYITAARALGMTDFRIILRHILPNVMAPVIVISAANFAAAILIESGLSFLGIGAQPPMASWGAMIKNHYNAIVLGQPYLAIIPGLCIMALVMAFMLMGNTLREALDVKASN from the coding sequence ATGCAGGGATTAACGGCATTGGCGGTCCACAAATTTAAACGAAGTTATTTGGGGGTTGGTAGTATTTTCTTTATTGCTAGCGTAGGATTGGTTTCAATTTTTGCCTATGTGTTGTCTCCAGACCGTAGTCAGTATGCGAATCAAATGCATCTCAGTATTCATTCAAAACCCCCAGGGTTTCATGTTCAAATGTTAGTGCAGCCTAATGCGCTCAAAGCACGTCAAAATAAATTAGATCGTCTTTTTTTTGGTTCTAAATTTCCGGATGTCGAATTGCCTATTTCTTCGTATAGAATAGAATCCGATAAACTAATTTATACTCCATTTGAGGCCAAAGATTTAGAAGGTATTGAAAACGTTGTTGATTATGCAACGACGCCAAAGCCTTACATAGTAGACAAAACCTTTCATTTGGGGACGGATAATTACGGAAGAGATGTTCTTAGCCGCGTTTTGGTTGGGTCAAGAATTTCCTTTTTTATTGGATTCATAGCGGTTTTCATTTCATTAATTATCGGAATTTTTTTGGGGAGTGTTTCAGGATATTTTGGGGGTAAGATAGACGATTTTGTTATGTTTTTGATTAACGTGACTTGGTCTATACCAACACTTCTGCTGGTTATTGCCATAACATTGGCTTTAGGGAAAGGGTATTGGCAAGTTTTTATTGCTGTAGGTCTGACTATGTGGGTGGAAGTGGCTAGAGTTGTTCGTGGCGAAGTAATGAGCGTCAAAGAACAACAATATATCACAGCGGCTCGTGCCTTAGGTATGACAGATTTTAGAATAATTCTTAGGCATATTTTGCCAAACGTTATGGCTCCAGTGATAGTTATTTCTGCAGCTAATTTTGCTGCTGCAATTCTCATCGAAAGTGGATTAAGCTTTTTGGGTATTGGTGCTCAGCCTCCTATGGCAAGTTGGGGTGCTATGATTAAAAATCATTACAATGCTATTGTCTTGGGACAGCCTTACTTGGCAATTATTCCTGGGCTTTGCATTATGGCCCTTGTCATGGCATTTATGCTGATGGGTAATACGCTTCGGGAAGCGTTGGATGTTAAGGCTTCAAATTAA
- a CDS encoding DUF4136 domain-containing protein: MKQYILTITILLLTITSCDSVRVAADYDRSVNFSSYKTFGFFKEGIDKAKVSDLDKRRILRAIESELIAKGFTKSKTPDLLVNIFTKEQQEVNVYNQNIGMFGWGWGWGWNPLMMGANQVNVSTTTNGTLFIDLIDAKNKELVWQGVGEGYLSTRIDKKEERIKKFTSSILTKYPPDVND, from the coding sequence ATGAAACAATACATATTGACAATTACAATATTACTTTTGACTATTACGTCCTGTGATTCTGTTCGTGTTGCGGCAGACTATGACCGTTCTGTAAACTTCTCCTCTTACAAAACATTTGGATTTTTCAAAGAGGGCATAGATAAAGCAAAAGTTAGCGATCTAGACAAACGTAGAATCTTACGCGCAATCGAATCAGAACTTATCGCCAAAGGGTTTACAAAATCAAAAACACCTGACTTATTAGTAAATATATTCACCAAAGAGCAGCAAGAAGTGAATGTCTACAACCAAAACATTGGAATGTTCGGTTGGGGATGGGGATGGGGCTGGAACCCCTTGATGATGGGCGCTAATCAAGTGAATGTATCCACCACAACCAATGGCACACTTTTCATCGATTTGATTGATGCAAAAAACAAAGAACTCGTATGGCAAGGAGTTGGCGAAGGCTACTTGAGTACAAGGATAGACAAAAAAGAAGAGCGCATCAAAAAATTCACAAGTTCGATATTAACAAAATATCCACCTGACGTAAATGATTAA
- a CDS encoding urocanate hydratase: MKQQTKTFEDEILEGIPSELPSSKPLDPTRNHAPKRKAILNDEEQKLALRNALRYFDKKLHSDLIREFKNELDEYGRIYMYRFRPEHKIYARPIEAYPAKSKQAAAIMLMIQNNLDDAVAQHPDELITYGGNGGVFSNWAQYRLTMKYLSEMSNEQTLVMYSGHPMGLFPSHQGAPRVVVTNGMMIPNYSKPDDWEKFNALGVTQFGQMTAGSYMYIGPQGIVHGTTITILNAFRKINKLPNGHIFLTAGLGGMSGAQPKAGNIAGCITVCAEVNPKAIQTRHAQGWVDEVIDNVDELVKRVRLAKNQKEVVSIAYQGNVVEVWEAFYEANIYIELGSDQTSLHNPWAGGYYPMGLSIEKANEMMRNQPNKFKELIQESLIRHAKIIKKHSDLGTYFFDYGNAFLLEASRAGADILRENGQDFVYPSYVQDIMGPMCFDYGFGPFRWVCASGSEKDLAKTDIIACTVLEEMSATAPAEIQQQLKDNIKWIKGAQDNKLVVGSQARILYADAEGRMKIASAFNTAIANGEIGSIILGRDHHDVSGTDSPYRETSNIYDGSKFTADMAIQNVIGDSFRGATWVSIHNGGGVGWGEVINGGFGMVLDGTLESEKSLKSMLFWDVNNGISRRNWAQNKGATFAIKRAMEQEPKLKVTLPNSVDENLLNQV; encoded by the coding sequence ATGAAGCAACAAACAAAAACTTTTGAAGATGAAATTTTAGAAGGAATCCCCAGCGAACTGCCAAGTTCAAAACCTCTAGACCCAACACGAAATCATGCCCCAAAACGTAAAGCAATCCTCAATGATGAAGAACAAAAATTAGCGCTTAGAAATGCTTTGCGCTATTTCGACAAAAAACTCCATTCCGACCTTATTAGAGAATTCAAAAATGAACTAGATGAATATGGCCGCATATACATGTATCGCTTTCGTCCAGAGCACAAAATATATGCACGACCAATAGAAGCATATCCTGCCAAGAGCAAACAAGCCGCAGCCATCATGCTGATGATTCAAAATAATTTGGACGATGCCGTTGCACAACACCCAGACGAATTGATTACATACGGAGGTAATGGAGGTGTTTTTTCAAATTGGGCTCAATACCGACTAACCATGAAGTATTTGTCCGAGATGAGCAACGAACAAACACTAGTCATGTATTCTGGGCACCCAATGGGACTTTTCCCATCACACCAAGGTGCACCTAGAGTTGTGGTAACTAATGGAATGATGATTCCAAATTACTCTAAACCAGATGATTGGGAGAAATTTAATGCCTTAGGAGTTACTCAATTTGGACAAATGACGGCTGGTAGCTATATGTACATCGGCCCACAGGGAATTGTACACGGTACCACGATTACTATTTTGAATGCATTTAGAAAAATAAACAAATTACCTAATGGACATATTTTTCTCACAGCAGGTTTAGGAGGCATGAGTGGTGCACAACCAAAGGCCGGAAATATTGCTGGTTGTATTACCGTTTGCGCGGAAGTTAACCCGAAAGCCATACAAACAAGACACGCTCAAGGTTGGGTCGATGAAGTTATTGACAATGTAGACGAACTTGTAAAGCGTGTGCGACTTGCCAAAAATCAAAAAGAAGTGGTTTCTATTGCTTATCAAGGAAATGTGGTTGAAGTATGGGAAGCTTTTTATGAAGCTAATATTTATATTGAACTAGGAAGTGATCAAACCTCACTTCACAATCCTTGGGCAGGAGGATATTACCCCATGGGGCTCTCGATAGAAAAGGCCAATGAAATGATGCGTAATCAACCCAATAAATTCAAAGAACTTATTCAAGAAAGTTTGATACGGCATGCAAAAATCATTAAAAAACACAGCGATCTAGGAACCTATTTCTTTGACTATGGAAATGCTTTTTTGCTCGAGGCATCAAGAGCGGGAGCAGATATCCTGAGAGAAAATGGCCAAGATTTTGTTTATCCGAGCTATGTCCAAGATATTATGGGTCCTATGTGTTTTGACTATGGGTTTGGGCCATTTCGCTGGGTATGTGCTAGTGGATCTGAAAAAGATCTTGCCAAAACAGATATTATCGCTTGTACTGTTTTAGAGGAAATGAGCGCAACTGCACCCGCAGAAATTCAACAGCAACTAAAAGACAATATTAAGTGGATCAAAGGAGCTCAAGACAATAAATTAGTTGTAGGGTCTCAAGCGCGTATTCTCTACGCTGATGCAGAAGGAAGAATGAAAATTGCCTCTGCATTCAATACCGCTATTGCCAATGGAGAAATTGGTAGCATTATTTTAGGTCGTGATCATCATGATGTTTCAGGAACGGACTCCCCATACAGAGAAACCAGCAATATTTACGATGGATCAAAATTTACAGCCGATATGGCTATTCAAAATGTTATTGGTGATAGTTTTAGAGGTGCCACCTGGGTCAGCATTCACAATGGTGGCGGGGTTGGCTGGGGTGAAGTGATAAATGGAGGGTTTGGTATGGTTCTTGATGGTACATTAGAAAGTGAAAAAAGTTTAAAGTCAATGTTATTTTGGGATGTCAATAATGGTATTTCTAGACGAAATTGGGCGCAAAATAAAGGGGCTACTTTTGCCATAAAAAGAGCTATGGAGCAAGAGCCTAAACTTAAAGTTACCCTCCCTAACAGCGTAGATGAGAATCTTTTGAATCAGGTTTAA
- a CDS encoding 1-aminocyclopropane-1-carboxylate deaminase/D-cysteine desulfhydrase, whose protein sequence is MLDIQQLQNIKLTSQLWLKPEYEIHPEVSGNKFRKLKYNLEAVVREGFEGVLTFGGAFSNHIAATAAAGKLLDISTVGIIRGEELAKDIDLNPTLSYAKASGMDLEFISRAAYRNKNEVSFLKSLNIKYPNFYIIPEGGTNARAVRGCSEILTEKDRDFDVICCAVGTGGTISGLINSSLPHQKIIGFPALKGAFLNEDIRKFAQHSNWELCTDYSFGGYAKVNQELIQFINQFKNDFGIPLDPVYTAKMMFGIDDLVKKGFFSRSTKILAIHTGGLQGISGMNDYLKKNNLELIT, encoded by the coding sequence ATGCTTGATATTCAACAGCTACAAAATATAAAATTAACTTCTCAGCTCTGGTTAAAGCCAGAATATGAAATTCATCCTGAAGTTTCTGGAAATAAGTTCAGGAAATTAAAATATAACCTAGAGGCAGTTGTTCGGGAAGGTTTTGAAGGGGTTTTAACTTTTGGAGGTGCATTTTCTAATCACATAGCAGCAACCGCTGCAGCCGGAAAGCTGCTCGATATTTCAACGGTTGGTATTATTCGCGGTGAGGAATTGGCTAAAGATATCGATTTAAATCCAACCCTTTCTTATGCTAAAGCATCTGGTATGGATTTAGAATTCATCAGTCGAGCCGCATACCGTAACAAAAATGAAGTTTCTTTTTTAAAAAGTTTAAATATTAAATACCCTAATTTCTATATTATTCCTGAAGGAGGGACTAATGCTAGGGCTGTTCGTGGCTGTTCGGAAATTTTAACAGAAAAGGATCGAGATTTTGATGTTATTTGTTGTGCTGTAGGAACAGGAGGTACCATTTCAGGCCTGATTAACTCGAGTCTTCCTCATCAAAAAATAATTGGATTTCCAGCCTTGAAAGGTGCATTTTTAAATGAAGATATTCGTAAATTTGCACAGCATTCTAACTGGGAGTTGTGTACTGATTATAGTTTTGGAGGGTATGCAAAAGTCAATCAGGAATTGATTCAATTCATTAATCAGTTTAAAAATGACTTTGGAATTCCTTTAGATCCTGTGTACACAGCCAAAATGATGTTTGGTATTGACGATTTAGTTAAAAAAGGATTTTTTTCAAGATCTACTAAGATTTTAGCCATTCATACTGGAGGCTTACAGGGAATAAGTGGAA
- a CDS encoding carboxy terminal-processing peptidase, translated as MKHINIFLLSVFVAFASCSFTTKTFDDPDKDKLLMQLVTYLLEEGHFQPKDFDDPFSEEVYSRFLKTIDPYKHYFYKSDVKEFEAFKTLLDDQIKNYDLSFFNLVHNRLTQRIEESKAVYTEVLGRPFNYELDEVYQSDAENLEYVSSKKEMINRWRKQIKFSTLTDYHDMLSDAVNDNKSNADIEEEARKSTLKNLQEVSVYFDDMRRDDWLAMYINAISESFDPHTYYFAPQFKDRFDAEMSGKYEGIGARLQKKMDKISITELISGGSAWRQNKLQVGDVILKVRQEDEDQAVSIVGMRLDDAVKLIKGPKGTNVILTLKRVDGTVEDLSIPRDEIELEETYAKSSIVKKSKYKFGVINLPKFYIDFEDVNSRNSTTDVKREIERLKDEGMDGLVLDLRNNGGGSLKTAVEIGGLFIKEGPIVQVRSTGEDRQVLKDRDPSVSWDGPLVILVNEFSASASEILAAAMQDYKRAIVIGSKQTYGKGTVQNVIDLNRMIRNNTNGDMGAFKFTTQKYYRINGGSTQLEGVKSDVVVPDRYSYIDLGEKDQDNPLSWDEIEPASYELWKSSIDYETTVQKSKERMNSSAEIKLIDENARWIKDARSKDVYSLKYSEYVAELKKNEKESERFDALSDYTTNLSFESLAYEKPIMANDSVFRIKRERWHESLSKDIYMDEALNVLTDLNKLPKLDKLSAAKN; from the coding sequence AACAATTGATCCTTACAAGCATTATTTTTACAAGTCTGACGTCAAGGAATTTGAGGCCTTTAAAACACTACTTGATGATCAAATAAAAAATTATGACTTGTCGTTTTTTAATCTCGTCCACAACCGTTTAACACAAAGAATTGAAGAGTCTAAAGCTGTTTATACAGAAGTGCTGGGTCGTCCTTTCAATTATGAGTTGGATGAAGTTTATCAGTCAGATGCTGAAAACTTGGAATACGTATCATCAAAAAAGGAGATGATTAACCGTTGGCGTAAGCAAATAAAATTCAGCACTTTGACAGACTATCACGATATGTTATCTGACGCTGTCAACGATAATAAGTCAAACGCAGATATTGAAGAGGAGGCGCGTAAATCTACACTAAAGAACCTACAAGAAGTGTCTGTTTATTTCGATGATATGAGGCGTGATGATTGGTTGGCTATGTATATCAATGCCATTTCAGAGTCATTTGACCCGCACACTTACTACTTTGCGCCACAATTTAAAGATCGTTTTGACGCTGAGATGTCGGGTAAATATGAAGGTATTGGCGCTCGTCTTCAAAAGAAAATGGATAAAATTAGCATTACTGAATTAATTTCTGGTGGTTCAGCCTGGCGTCAAAATAAACTGCAAGTAGGAGATGTCATATTGAAAGTTCGTCAAGAAGACGAAGATCAAGCTGTGAGTATAGTAGGGATGCGTTTGGATGATGCGGTTAAACTTATCAAAGGACCCAAAGGAACAAATGTAATTCTAACTTTGAAAAGAGTAGACGGTACTGTAGAAGATTTAAGCATTCCAAGGGATGAAATAGAGCTAGAAGAGACTTACGCTAAATCTAGTATAGTCAAAAAAAGCAAATATAAATTTGGGGTTATTAATTTACCGAAATTTTATATTGATTTTGAGGATGTTAACAGTAGAAATTCTACTACTGATGTCAAAAGAGAAATTGAACGACTTAAGGACGAGGGTATGGATGGCTTAGTGTTAGACCTCCGTAACAACGGCGGCGGTTCCCTTAAAACTGCGGTCGAAATTGGAGGCTTATTTATAAAAGAAGGGCCTATAGTACAGGTGCGATCAACTGGGGAGGATCGTCAGGTTCTAAAGGATAGAGACCCTTCTGTAAGCTGGGATGGTCCTTTAGTTATTTTAGTCAATGAGTTTTCTGCTTCTGCTTCAGAAATTTTAGCAGCAGCAATGCAAGATTATAAACGTGCTATTGTCATTGGAAGCAAGCAAACTTACGGTAAGGGGACTGTTCAAAATGTTATCGATTTAAATAGAATGATAAGAAACAATACTAATGGTGATATGGGAGCTTTCAAGTTTACTACTCAAAAATATTACCGAATCAATGGAGGGTCTACACAACTTGAAGGGGTCAAAAGTGATGTTGTTGTTCCAGATCGTTATTCATATATCGATTTAGGCGAAAAAGATCAAGACAACCCATTGTCATGGGATGAAATTGAACCTGCATCATATGAACTTTGGAAAAGTTCAATTGATTATGAAACTACGGTGCAAAAAAGTAAAGAGCGTATGAACAGCAGTGCGGAAATAAAGCTTATTGATGAAAACGCTCGATGGATTAAAGACGCACGATCCAAAGACGTTTACAGTTTGAAGTACAGTGAATACGTTGCAGAACTGAAAAAAAATGAAAAAGAATCGGAGCGCTTCGATGCTCTATCTGATTACACTACAAATTTATCGTTCGAGTCTTTAGCTTACGAAAAACCAATCATGGCCAATGACTCTGTATTCAGAATCAAACGAGAGCGCTGGCATGAATCATTGAGCAAAGATATCTATATGGATGAGGCTTTAAATGTATTGACAGATTTGAATAAACTGCCAAAGCTTGACAAGCTGTCGGCAGCTAAGAATTAA
- a CDS encoding DUF5522 domain-containing protein, whose protein sequence is MNRKIPIEDGDFYMTAEGYRCFTEQYHLKRGYCCQSNCRHCPYGFNTSIKTEK, encoded by the coding sequence ATGAACAGAAAAATTCCCATAGAAGACGGTGACTTTTATATGACTGCAGAGGGTTACCGCTGTTTTACGGAACAGTATCATTTGAAACGTGGATATTGCTGTCAAAGTAATTGCAGGCATTGTCCATACGGATTTAACACCTCCATAAAAACAGAAAAGTAA